A stretch of the Nicotiana tabacum cultivar K326 chromosome 6, ASM71507v2, whole genome shotgun sequence genome encodes the following:
- the LOC107769641 gene encoding uncharacterized protein LOC107769641 — MRWSKSAGASGVILLWLCLLHFTEASVHDYNGEKFVSKGNAFVVHGGSEGIYASTPNFTDSPSSDSFIRFEKIVFRRPKEFSNFSSDPIHAIVFEVDDRESIGGSAYGGQRAVCCTADLAKLGVCTQGQIIYRPSANNLGWPKVFSASFSTDEVEVALQSRSVPITKTGMYNVYFIHCEPYLKDINVEGKTIWKNPTGYLPGRMAPLMNFYGFMSLAFVLLGIFWFSQYARFWREVIPLQNCITLVITLGMLEMAFWYFDYAEFNETGVRPTGTTVWAVTFGTVKRTVSRLVILMVSMGFGVVRPTLGGLTSKVLLLGGTFFLASEVLELVENVGAVSDFSGKARIFFVLPVAFLDAFFILWIFTSLSATLNKLQARRLLAKLDIYRKFTNALVVAVIVSVGWTCYELYFKSTDVYNERWQNAWIIPAFWQVLSFSLLCIICALWAPSQNSMRYAYSDDGEEFDKDVTLTLIKPSPLPKDVRSQPEVRPTLGNDGFPNGDEVEDKTE, encoded by the exons ATGCGGTGGTCGAAGTCAGCTGGAGCTTCAGGAGTAATCCTACTGTGGTTATGTTTGCTCCATTTCACAGAAGCTTCAGTGCATGACTATAATGGGGAGAAATTCGTGAGCAAAGGCAATGCATTTGTTGTCCACGGTGGCAGCGAAGGAATTTACGCCTCTACTCCTAACTTCACTGATTCTCCTTCCTCTGACTCTTTCATTCG GTTTGAAAAGATTGTATTTCGGAggccaaaagaattctcaaactttaGTTCAGACCCAATTCATGCAATTGTTTTTGAGGTGGATGATCGAGAGTCAATTGGGGGCTCAGCCTACGGTGGCCAAAGAGCTGTTTGTTGCACAGCAGATCTTGCAAAACTTGGAGTTTGTACACAAGGGCAAATTATTTACCGCCCATCTGCTAATAATCTCGGATGGCCTAAAGTTTTTAGTGCCTCATTCAGCACTGATGAGGTTGAAGTAGCACTGCAGTCAAGATCGGTCCCTATTACAAAAACTGGGATGTATAATGTGTATTTTATTCACTGTGAACCATATCTTAAGGATATTAATGTTGAAGGGAAAACCATATGGAAGAATCCTACTGGTTACCTACCTGGTAGAATGGCCCCCCTTATGAACTTCTATGGGTTCATGTCTCTTGCATTCGTGTTACTTGGGATCTTTTGGTTTTCGCAGTATGCAAGATTCTGGAGAGAAGTTATTCCTCTACAAAATTGTATTACACTCGTGATAACATTGGGCATGCTTGAAATGGCCTTTTGGTACTTTGACTATGCTGAATTCAATGAAACTGGAGTCAGGCCCACTGGTACCACTGTATGGGCTGTGACCTTTGGTACAGTAAAGCGCACAGTTTCACGTTTGGTCATTCTGATGGTCTCTATGGGCTTTGGTGTCGTTAGACCTACTTTAGGTGGTCTCACATCGAAGGTCCTTTTGCTTGGAGGAACTTTCTTTTTGGCTTCTGAAGTGCTTGAACTGGTAGAAAATGTTGGTGCAGTCAGTGATTTCTCAGGAAAAGCAAGGATATTTTTCGTACTTCCTGTGGCATTCTTGGATGCTTTCTTTATCCTTTGGATATTCACCTCCCTGTCAGCAACTTTGAATAAGCTTCAG GCTAGAAGGTTGTTGGCCAAATTAGACATTTACCGGAAGTTCACAAATGCATTGGTCGTCGCTGTTATTGTATCTGTTGGATGGACGTGCTACGAG CTATACTTCAAGTCCACTGATGTGTACAATGAGCGATGGCAAAATGCCTGGATTATTCCTGCCTTCTGGCAAGTACTATCTTTCTCTCTCCTTTGCATAATCTGCGCTCTTTGGGCACCATCTCAAAACTCCATGAG ATATGCCTATTCCGATGATGGTGAAGAGTTCGACAAGGACGTTACATTGACACTCATAAAGCCCTCCCCTCTGCCAAAGGATGTTAGAAGCCAACCTGAAGTGAGGCCAACACTGGGTAACGATGGGTTCCCTAATGGTGATGAGGTAGAAGACAAGACAGAGTAA